The sequence GCAGCACGGCCGCCTTGCGCGCGGTCCGGTCCGCGGACCGGACCAGCGCGAGCACCTGGCGCGGCCACGTCGACGAGGGCGCGGCCACGTTGATGACCTTGGGGTACGTCTGCCGCATGAACCGGGTGATCGGCGCGCCGACGTTGAACACGACTCTGTCGGTCGCGGCGACGGCGGCCAGCGCCGCGCGCCGGCCGAACGGGCCGAGGATGGCCGCCGGCCGCCCGGCCGCGGCGGTGCGCATGGCCGCGGCGGGATCCGGGTACGCGTCGTAGGCCGTCACGCTGATGTCGGTCCAGGGCAGGGGCACGTGCTCGTCCCGCGCCCACAGTGTCAGGCCGCGCAGGCTGGCCAGGCCCTGCGCCGCGTCGGGACCGGTGAGAGGCGTGACAAGTGCGACGGTCAGAGCGGTCATCGGCATCCGTGTAGCAAGCGACCCATGGAAAGTGGCATCCCCGATGGTGGCAGGGCGGCCAGATCCCGAGGATCTGGCCACACGAGGACCGCCACTCACGACCCATAGGATCTACGAGGCGCGCGAACAGCCGTCCGTCCGAAGGGTATCCCGGGCCTCCACAGGCCTGTGAAGGCAGGTGCTCTGGCCTTGGACGAGGTGATCAGGTGGCAGAGGTGACGACGTGAGTGGCGCGAACGCGCGGGCGAAGGACACCGGCCGCAAGGGGGATCCGCCGCCACCGCCGGAGCCGCTGGACATCGAGATCATCGACAGCCACTGCCATCTCGACCTGATGGACGCCGCCCCGGCCGACGCGGTCGCCGCGGCGCGGGCGGTCGGCATCCGGCGGATGGTGACGGTCGGCGTGGACCTGGCGACGAGCCGGTGGCAGGCCGAGGTCGCCGCCGAGCTCGCGGACGTCTACGCCGCGGTCGCGATCCATCCCAACGAGGCGGCCCGCGGGGTCGACGAGGCGACCTTCACCGAGCTGACCGCCCTCGCCCGGCGGCCCGAGGTCCGGGCGGTCGGGGAGACCGGGCTCGACTACTTCCGCACCCCGCCGGAGCAGCACGCGGCCCAGCAGGCGAGCTTCCGTCGCCACATCGCGATCGCGAAGGAGACCGGCCGGCCGTTGATGATCCACGACCGGGAGGCGCACGACGACACGCTGCGCATCCTGGCCGAGGAGGGCGCGCCGGCGACGGTCGTCTTCCACGCGTTCTCCGGCGACGCCGAGCTGGCGAAGGCCTGCGCGGCGGCCGGCTACGTGATGTCGTTCGCCGGCAACGTCACCTTCAAGAACGCCGAGCAGCTGCGCGAGGCCGCGGCCGTGGCCC is a genomic window of Pseudofrankia inefficax containing:
- a CDS encoding TatD family hydrolase, whose product is MSGANARAKDTGRKGDPPPPPEPLDIEIIDSHCHLDLMDAAPADAVAAARAVGIRRMVTVGVDLATSRWQAEVAAELADVYAAVAIHPNEAARGVDEATFTELTALARRPEVRAVGETGLDYFRTPPEQHAAQQASFRRHIAIAKETGRPLMIHDREAHDDTLRILAEEGAPATVVFHAFSGDAELAKACAAAGYVMSFAGNVTFKNAEQLREAAAVAPRELLLVETDAPFLTPMPFRGRPNGPYLVPLTLRAIAEVRGEAVDELAATVAATAERVFGPW